The nucleotide window TAGGTTGTAGGCGTAGTTCTGGTCGTAAATGATGTCGCGCCCGCTCAGGGCTGCTTCGTACAGATAATATAGCAGCTCTTTCTGCTTGGGCTCCAGGGCCTCGAAGCCGGGCACCTCGTAGCGCAGAATGCGCAGATCGGCAAACTGCTCACTGACTACCTGAAAGGGCCCGGCAGCGGGAGCGGAGGCAGCGGGTGTATTGGGCGTGGTAACGGCGGTGGAGACGGTAGCGTCGGTGGGTGGGGTGGAGGCACTTACGCTGGCCGGGGTGGTGCTGGCGCAGCCGCTAAGCTGGGCAGCCAGCAGCAGGGCCGCCGCCGGGAAAAGCAAACGGGACATAGAAAGGAAATGAGCAATCGGCTAGTCAGACTACTAGCTACCTACAAAGCTAACGTATTCCGCCCCCCGAAAACAACCTCAGCGGCCGGCCGGGGGCGCGGGCGCCAGGGAGCGGACGGTGTTGAGCCGATCCAGCTTGCCGGAGGCCGTGGTGCGGAACTGCGGCGCATACACCAGGGCGCGGGGCCGCTCGTATTTGTCGAGGCGCTGGGCTAGCAGCTCGTGCAGCTGCTGCTCCTGGGCGGCGGTCAGCGGCTTGCCTTCCAGCACGGCCGTCACCTGCTCGCCTAGGCGGGCATCGGGGCGGCCCGTTACGAATGCACGACGGCCCAGACCCAGCTCCGTGAGGGCCACTTCCAGCACTTGCTCCACTTTCTCGGCCTGCACCTTCACGCCCCCGCTGTTTATCACGAAGTCGGCCCGGCCCAGCCACTCGAACGTGTGCGCATCCAGCAGCTGCACCCGGTCGTTGGTGATGATGAGCTGGTCCAGGGTCACGTCGGCGCGCACGGTCAGGCAGCCGCGCGCGTCCTGGGCCACCGTAATGCCGGGCAGCACGTGGTAAGCCGTACCGGGCTGGGCACCGTTGAGGCGGCGCAGGGCAATGTGCGAGGCCGTTTCCGTCATGCCGTAGGTGAGGTATACCGGCACGCGCAGCTGCTGCAGGTCCTTTTCCAGCCGGCGCTCCACGGCGGCGCCCCCTACCAGAATGCCTTTCATGCGGTTGAGGCGCGGGGCGTGGCCGGCATCCAGCACGGCCCGTAGCTGCAGGGGCACGAAGGAAGCAAAGTCGAACTCGGCGGAGGTGGGCACCAACGCCAGCGGGTCGGCGTGGGGCTCCACAATGGTGAGGTGCATACGACGCTCAAAGCCCCGCACCAGCATCATGAGCCCGCCCACAAACTCGCAGTTCAGGCACACCAGCATCCGGTCGCCGGGGCCCAGGTCGAAGTAGTCGCCGGTGCGGGCCGCCGAGGCTTCCAGCTGCCGCCGCTTCATAGTCACGAGCTGGGGCTTGCCCGTGGAGCCGGAAGTGCGCAGGCCGAATTCCTGGGCCCCGTTCAGCCACTGCCGGCAGAAGTCAAGCACGCGGGCCTCGTAGCCGTTGAGGTCGGTGGGGGCGTGGGCCGGGTACTGCTGAATGTCGGCGTAGCGAAACGTGCGGCCGTTGAGGGAAAGCGAATCGGGCAGGAGAGAAGCGTCGGCAGCCATGTAGCAGGAAGTAGCGCGGCAAAGATTTCAACTAAAAACCGCAACTACATACGAACCCCCGGCGGCCGCGGCCGGAAACTATGCGGGAGGCTTGACAGTGAGAATATTAAAAACGTACATTGAGTTTCTCACCAGCTGCTTCCTGCCATGCAACCCACCAGCCCGTTCACCGCCGTGCGCACGTTCCGGTTCCTGCCCCTGGGTTTACCTGAGGACAAAACGGCCAAGCTTCGGCAACTGGCCGAAGAAAAGGCCCGGCGCAAAGCCCGGAAAAAAGCCGCCAAGCACGAGCGGCTCCGCAACTTCTTCGGCTGGTGCGCCGGCTGCGAGGCCTACGGGTCGATATTCTGAAGCGGGCCAACTGCTTTTTCGAGAAGCTGCCGCTATGCCCAACGTGGCCCTTGCGCTGAAGCGCAAGGGCGCTACTGAACCGGACGACGTCAGGAGCTAGGGCATATTCTGCTCCTCCTGTACTCCATCAGTAAAGAAGGAAAACGTCTTGAACAGCTGCCACTGCGGCAGCGGGGTGCCCTCATTT belongs to Hymenobacter sp. J193 and includes:
- a CDS encoding AMP-binding protein translates to MAADASLLPDSLSLNGRTFRYADIQQYPAHAPTDLNGYEARVLDFCRQWLNGAQEFGLRTSGSTGKPQLVTMKRRQLEASAARTGDYFDLGPGDRMLVCLNCEFVGGLMMLVRGFERRMHLTIVEPHADPLALVPTSAEFDFASFVPLQLRAVLDAGHAPRLNRMKGILVGGAAVERRLEKDLQQLRVPVYLTYGMTETASHIALRRLNGAQPGTAYHVLPGITVAQDARGCLTVRADVTLDQLIITNDRVQLLDAHTFEWLGRADFVINSGGVKVQAEKVEQVLEVALTELGLGRRAFVTGRPDARLGEQVTAVLEGKPLTAAQEQQLHELLAQRLDKYERPRALVYAPQFRTTASGKLDRLNTVRSLAPAPPAGR